One Marinifilum sp. JC120 genomic window carries:
- a CDS encoding M23 family metallopeptidase, whose translation MKHCTDERYGMALIHQADFKFPTRTNMSAYSRTFLSAIFGILILLSPALSQSAEVIPLTLTAPDSAGIGQPFLVQISSTQKLNQLQVYWNGKTITPTITTNNDESHALVLLGTSLRTEPADMPLEIQAITQGIKHNLNRIIHIEPHKYQGEKLSVAPKMITPPEKELKRIKAEREKALKAIRTVSAERMWEIPFVLPVKGKKLSRFGLYRTFNGKIKRRHKGLDFRAYLGTPIKSIAAGKVILVGNFYYAGNCVFIDHGNGVVSNSIHMSTVLVKEGDLIKPGQKIGLSGATGRATGAHLHLSVYVQGLSIDPEPLFTLGHT comes from the coding sequence ATGAAGCACTGCACAGATGAAAGATATGGTATGGCATTAATTCACCAAGCCGATTTTAAATTTCCAACAAGGACAAACATGTCTGCATATTCACGCACGTTTCTATCTGCCATATTTGGAATACTCATTCTGCTCAGCCCAGCACTAAGCCAATCCGCCGAAGTAATCCCCTTAACTCTAACCGCACCGGACTCCGCAGGAATAGGCCAGCCATTCCTTGTCCAAATATCTTCAACGCAAAAACTTAATCAACTGCAAGTATACTGGAATGGCAAGACAATCACCCCTACAATAACTACCAACAATGACGAATCACACGCACTTGTCTTACTTGGCACCAGCCTGCGAACAGAACCTGCTGATATGCCACTTGAAATTCAGGCAATCACCCAAGGAATCAAACATAACCTCAATAGAATCATTCACATCGAGCCACATAAATACCAAGGGGAAAAACTTTCAGTAGCCCCCAAAATGATCACTCCGCCTGAGAAAGAACTAAAACGCATCAAGGCTGAAAGGGAAAAAGCTCTCAAGGCCATTAGAACCGTATCCGCTGAGCGCATGTGGGAAATACCTTTCGTCCTGCCCGTAAAAGGCAAAAAACTCAGCAGATTCGGTCTCTACAGAACATTTAACGGGAAGATCAAAAGACGCCATAAGGGCCTAGATTTTCGCGCCTATCTCGGCACCCCAATCAAATCCATTGCCGCAGGTAAGGTCATTCTGGTTGGCAATTTTTACTACGCAGGCAATTGTGTGTTCATAGACCATGGCAACGGGGTTGTCTCCAACTCCATCCACATGTCTACAGTACTTGTTAAAGAAGGAGACCTTATAAAACCGGGACAGAAGATTGGATTATCCGGGGCCACAGGGCGAGCCACCGGGGCGCACCTGCACTTAAGTGTTTACGTACAGGGATTATCGATTGATCCGGAGCCGCTTTTTACTTTAGGGCATACCTAA
- a CDS encoding class I SAM-dependent methyltransferase → MTKELYGESFYKNRHTRSLYAAVNVLTLISDIIPKMDSVIDFGCGVGTWLQVTQNLGAKNILGLEGLWLKKKMLVIKEDEFIHADLSKNFSTTDKYDLAISLEVAEHIEKEYARLFVERLSRASDFILFSAAIPHQKPGPEHVNEQWPNYWINIFNSLEYKAIDCIRGFIWNDPKIPSWYRQNIMLFVKDDRIEDLNLKKVSSLPNLNGLALVHPEYFYEALHR, encoded by the coding sequence ATGACAAAAGAGCTTTACGGCGAAAGCTTCTATAAAAACCGCCATACAAGATCCTTATATGCTGCAGTGAACGTTCTCACGCTGATTTCAGACATTATTCCCAAAATGGATTCTGTGATTGATTTCGGCTGTGGAGTCGGAACATGGCTTCAAGTTACCCAGAATCTCGGTGCCAAAAACATATTAGGTCTTGAAGGACTTTGGCTCAAAAAGAAAATGCTTGTCATCAAAGAGGATGAATTCATCCATGCCGATCTAAGCAAGAACTTTTCCACGACTGACAAATACGACCTTGCGATATCCTTAGAAGTAGCCGAACACATTGAGAAAGAATATGCCCGACTCTTTGTTGAACGCCTAAGCCGCGCCTCCGACTTCATCTTATTTTCTGCAGCAATCCCCCACCAAAAACCCGGCCCGGAACATGTAAATGAACAGTGGCCGAACTATTGGATAAATATTTTCAATTCCCTTGAATACAAAGCAATAGATTGCATCCGGGGTTTCATTTGGAATGACCCTAAAATTCCCAGTTGGTATCGTCAGAACATCATGCTCTTCGTAAAAGATGATAGAATTGAAGATCTGAATTTGAAAAAAGTCAGCAGCCTACCAAACTTAAACGGCTTGGCCCTAGTCCACCCTGAATACTTTTATGAAGCACTGCACAGATGA